AAACCGGCGACCAAGTACGAACGGATTTCCGCGAAACCACCATCGCCTTCTCACCTGACTGGGTTACTGCCACGCAGCTGGAGGTGGAGGTGCTGAAAGGGCTTCGTGCGGCGCTTATTTACAAAACCGTAAGCCAGCAGTACCTGGACAACACCGAAAACGACAGTCGCGCCATACCTGCCTACCAGGTGGGGGATGTGCGCCTTCGCTACAACATCAAGTTTGAAAACGTACTGAAGGAGCTGGAACTGGGGCTATTGGTAAATAATGTGTTCAACGAGAAGTACGCGGCCAACGGCTATACCTACAGCTACATCTACGGTGAGCAGTATACCGAGAACTTCTACTACCCACAGGCCCTGCGCAACTTCCTGCTATCGGTAGGGCTTAAGTTTTAGAGGCAAGCAAATTATAAAAAAGTAACCCACCCCTGCCCCTCCAAGGAGGGGAATTATCAGCACGAGTAAAAATCCCCTCCCTGGAGGGGCAGGTTAACGCATCTACATAAAGTATAAGGCATTTTATACTTACATTTTACAAAAGGCTCCGTCATCTGATGGAGTCTTTTGTTGTATGGGCGGATGCACCTCCCGAAACAAAAGGCACGCAAAGTTATTCTACTGGGTGTACGGCATCTGCCCGAATATTTTATCTTTGCGTAATACCCTTTTCCCAAAAAAACTAAACGAAAGCTATGGCATACGAATCCGCAGGAGCCCCTGATTACTACAACATCGACGACCTGCTAACCGAGGAACATAAACTTGTGCGCCAGTCTATGCGCGATTTTGTGAAGCGTGAGATCTCACCAAACATCGAGCAATGGGCACAGGAGGCGCATTTCCCTTCTGAAATTGTGAAGAAGTTTGGAGATGTGGGCGCCTTTGGCCCGACTATCCCGACGGAGTATGGCGGCGGTGGTCTCGACTACATCAGCTACGGCATTGTGATGCAGGAAATCGAGCGCGGTGACTCAGGCATGCGCTCCACGGCTTCGGTGCAGGGCTCATTGGTAATGTACCCGATCTACAAGTATGGCTCGGAGGAGCAGCGCAAGAAGTTCCTGCCGAAGCTGGCGAGTGGCGAGTGGTTGGGCTGTTTCGGCCTGACCGAACCCGATCATGGCTCCAACCCCGGCGGCATGACCACCAACATAAAGGACATGGGCGACCATTACCTGCTGAATGGAGCCAAGATGTGGATCTCGAATTCACCGGAATGCCAGGTAGCGGTAGTATGGGCGAAGAATGAAGAAGGCCGCATCAAAGGGGTGATCGTGGAGCGCGGCATGGAGGGCTTCACCACGCCCGAGATACACGGCAAGTGGAGCCTGCGTGCCAGCACCACCGGCGAACTGGTGTTCGACAACGTGAAAGTGCCCAAGGAGAACCTGTTGCCAAACGTTGAGGGCCTGCGCGGGCCGCTCGGCTGCCTTGACTCCGCCCGCTACGGAATTTCCTGGGGAGCCATCGGTGCTGCCATCGACTGTTACGAGTCTGCGCTGAAGTATAGCCTGGAGCGTATCCAGTTCGACAAACCCATCGGCGCCTTCCAACTCACACAGAAGAAACTTGCCGAAATGCTGACCGAGATAACGAAGGCCCAGTTGCTGGCCTGGCGCCTCGGCACCCTGATGAACGACGGCAAAGCCACTACGCAGCAGATTTCCATGGCCAAGCGCAACAACGTGGACATGGCGCTGCACATTGCACGCGAGGCACGCCAGATCCACGGCGGCATGGGCATCACCGGCGAGTACCCGATCATGCGCCACATGATGAACCTCGAATCGGTGATCACCTACGAAGGCACCCACGACATTCATCTGCTTATCACAGGCGCTGACATTACCGGGATCCAGGCGTTTAAATAATCGTTGATCGTTATCTGTTGCTCGTTTTTCGGGTGGCGGAGTGAGGATAAAAGTATAAAAGAGGCAGCTGCGGGAGTGGCTGCCTTTTATACTTATTTAGCATTCCTGCTTCTGGCGCAAGCGTGGGTTTGCCGAATAAACTTTTTCGAGGAGTAGCTGTAGTGAGCCTCTCACCCAGCCCTCTCCCCCAGAGGCGAGGGAACGCTGCTGTTGGTTTCGCCGAAGTATAGTTGCTGTTGTATTAACCCACCCCTGCCCCTCCGAGGAGGGGAATTTACCTCACTCCAACCCCCTCCTAAAAACAGGGGAGGGAGTGGTGGTGCTACTTTTACTCAAGTATAAGCGCTGTAGCAACTGCTGTTCAGCGGACAAGTCGCGACCTGTCCCTACAAAGGGAATTGTCTGGAGGAGTAAAACATCCCCCTACCCCCTTCAAAGGGGGACTTAGCCTTTATTGCATTGCAAAAGCAGTGGCTAGCTGAACCGATTCCAGTCCTTGGGTGGGGGTAGGGGCCCTCGAAAAAGAGCGCCTTTGGAGTTTTTCGGTCCCGCGGGAGCGGGATTGCGATGCGCCAGCGAGCAAAGAAAAGGGCCCGGCGCGATGCCCGAGGACGTGGCCTCGCTCATATAGGGCCCCTACCCCAGCCGTGAGCGCTCCAACGCCAAAGGTGGAACAATAGGTATTTGGGAGCTGGAGGATCAGCGGCAGCTATAAAAGACAGCTTGATTCAGGTTACAGAATTGTAGCTATACAAGTATGGCTGCAGCAGTCTACGGCATAAGCGGACGCTTGCGCCAGGTAATGTAACAAGTATAGCCGCGGCTATGCAAGTATGGCTTTTCAAGCCAGTCGGGTTACAAACTCATCATCACGTGTAGGGCTACGTAGCAACAGCCTGTCCATACTTTATACCTTACAGAACTAATTCTGTTTATCCTCTAATCCTGCAAATCCTTATTGATATCAATTGCTAATTTGATTAGATTTATGCTTGCGAACTATAAAATAATTAGCAAAAAAGCGTAACTTCGTTTCTATAAATGGAGCCAATCAGCGGCAAAAACTGTTATCTTTAAGAGCAGCAAAAGCGCTTTTAGGAAGAAGAAGTATACGTATGAGAGAAGATTACCTGACTGGCGACAAAGAGCACTTAACGCCGGTTGAACGCGACATAGACAAGGCACTCCGCCCCCTCAGTTTCCACGATTTTGCGGGGCAGGACAAGGTGGTGGAGAACCTGAAGATATTTGTGCTGGCGGCCAAGCGCCGCGGTGAGGCGCTGGATCACGTGCTGCTGCACGGCCCTCCGGGATTGGGTAAAACGACGCTTTCGCACATCATCGCCTCTGAGCTGGATGCTGGCATCAAGATGACCTCTGGCCCGGTGCTGGACAAGCCAAGTGATTTGGCGGGCCTGCTCACCAACCTGGAGACGAACGATGTGCTGTTCATCGACGAGATTCACCGCCTCAACCCGGTGGTGGAAGAGTACCTGTACTCGGCCATGGAGGATTACAAGATCGACATTATGCTCGACTCCGGTCCGAACGCCCGCTCGGTGCAAATCAGCCTGAACCCGTTTACGCTCATCGGCGCAACCACACGCTCAGGTTTGCTTACGGCCCCACTGCGTGCCCGCTTCAGCATTAACTCGCGCCTGGAGTACTATGATGCCGAACTGTTGACTTCGATCGTAAAGCGCTCGTCGGCCTTGCTGGGTGCGCCTATACATGCGGATGCCGCGTTTGAAATTGCCCGCCGCAGCCGTGGTACGCCCCGTATTGCCAACAACCTGCTGCGCCGCACCCGCGACTTCGCCCAGGTAAAAGGAGACGGCACGATTACCGTGGAGATTGCCAAGTTTGCCCTGAACGCGCTCGACGTAGACCAGAACGGCTTGGACGACATGGACAACCGTATCCTTACCACCATCATCGATAAATTTAAAGGCGGCCCTGTGGGGCTCTCTACCATCGCGACGGCTTGTGGCGAGGAGGCCGAAACGATTGAGGAAGTATACGAGCCCTTCCTGATTCAGGAAGGTTACATTAAGCGCACCTCGCGTGGCCGCGAGGCTACCGAGATGGCATACCGCCACCTGGGCAAGATACCGCCGCAGGAGATTGCCTCCGGTGGGCTCTTCAGCCAGCCCGGTGCCTAAAGATAACTGTTTGTGATTTTTTCTAAAGAGCAGGCTTCGTGGCCTGCTCTTTTCTTTTGTTAGGACCTCGCTGCGAGCGTCTGTTACAACATAATGTAACAAACCGCTCCAACTTCTCCTAGTTCAAGAAAGGAAGTTGGTTACTGCTGC
Above is a window of Pontibacter akesuensis DNA encoding:
- a CDS encoding acyl-CoA dehydrogenase family protein translates to MAYESAGAPDYYNIDDLLTEEHKLVRQSMRDFVKREISPNIEQWAQEAHFPSEIVKKFGDVGAFGPTIPTEYGGGGLDYISYGIVMQEIERGDSGMRSTASVQGSLVMYPIYKYGSEEQRKKFLPKLASGEWLGCFGLTEPDHGSNPGGMTTNIKDMGDHYLLNGAKMWISNSPECQVAVVWAKNEEGRIKGVIVERGMEGFTTPEIHGKWSLRASTTGELVFDNVKVPKENLLPNVEGLRGPLGCLDSARYGISWGAIGAAIDCYESALKYSLERIQFDKPIGAFQLTQKKLAEMLTEITKAQLLAWRLGTLMNDGKATTQQISMAKRNNVDMALHIAREARQIHGGMGITGEYPIMRHMMNLESVITYEGTHDIHLLITGADITGIQAFK
- the ruvB gene encoding Holliday junction branch migration DNA helicase RuvB, with the translated sequence MREDYLTGDKEHLTPVERDIDKALRPLSFHDFAGQDKVVENLKIFVLAAKRRGEALDHVLLHGPPGLGKTTLSHIIASELDAGIKMTSGPVLDKPSDLAGLLTNLETNDVLFIDEIHRLNPVVEEYLYSAMEDYKIDIMLDSGPNARSVQISLNPFTLIGATTRSGLLTAPLRARFSINSRLEYYDAELLTSIVKRSSALLGAPIHADAAFEIARRSRGTPRIANNLLRRTRDFAQVKGDGTITVEIAKFALNALDVDQNGLDDMDNRILTTIIDKFKGGPVGLSTIATACGEEAETIEEVYEPFLIQEGYIKRTSRGREATEMAYRHLGKIPPQEIASGGLFSQPGA